A window of the Pyramidobacter piscolens W5455 genome harbors these coding sequences:
- a CDS encoding IS5 family transposase (programmed frameshift) codes for MEERRYELTSSEWNRIKRMLSPEHPKSGQRGRPAKYDNRRIINGILWLAGSGAPWRELPERYGKWQAASARFRLWKQRGIFEAIFAALSADADMENLSIDFTSRKVHQSATGEEKPRKGEKRAQAIGMSRGGKNTKIHAIRDGLGNPLAFLFSPGNDHDSRHAVSLLGQAEIRGSNVIGDKAYGSQAIREYITSREGSYTIPPQSDNPEPWFIDEHVYKERHLVECFFQKIKWFRRIFTRYDKRDASFFAFVLVAASVILLE; via the exons ATGGAAGAGAGAAGATATGAACTGACCTCCAGCGAATGGAATCGAATCAAGAGAATGCTGTCGCCCGAACACCCGAAATCAGGTCAACGTGGACGCCCGGCAAAATACGATAACCGCAGGATCATCAATGGGATTCTGTGGCTTGCCGGAAGTGGAGCGCCATGGAGAGAACTTCCGGAGCGTTACGGCAAATGGCAGGCAGCCTCCGCACGTTTCAGGCTGTGGAAACAGCGGGGAATATTCGAGGCGATCTTTGCTGCGTTAAGCGCCGATGCCGACATGGAAAATCTCTCTATTGATTTCACGTCCCGCAAAGTACATCAAAGTGCC ACGGGAGAGGAAAAACCCCGGAAGGGGGAAAAAAGGGCTCAAGCGATTGGCATGTCCAGAGGCGGCAAGAATACGAAAATTCACGCGATAAGAGATGGTTTAGGCAATCCGCTGGCGTTCCTGTTCAGTCCCGGCAATGACCATGATTCCCGCCATGCCGTGTCCCTGCTCGGACAAGCGGAAATCAGAGGGAGCAACGTCATCGGCGATAAGGCTTACGGTTCGCAAGCCATCAGAGAGTACATTACTTCTCGGGAGGGAAGTTACACTATCCCTCCGCAGAGCGATAATCCCGAACCGTGGTTTATAGATGAGCATGTTTACAAGGAACGGCACTTGGTCGAATGTTTCTTTCAGAAAATCAAATGGTTCCGTAGAATTTTCACCCGCTACGACAAACGTGACGCTTCGTTTTTCGCTTTTGTTCTTGTCGCTGCCAGTGTTATTTTATTGGAATAG
- a CDS encoding TAXI family TRAP transporter solute-binding subunit yields MKKMRKRLFAACLMAASTFSLGGNAGAAEKQELMMGTATTGGFTYIWGAAAAQIINKYVPSVNITAQITTGGNENIIRIVAGEMPMGVVGSNIIQSFYDGVPGTKIKAHKNLRTVWVSKSTIFSAIVHKDSPYQSINDLEGKKVSIGNKGGSAYDSISAFLKALGKDGNYYKLQFLTMNESLDAMRTHNIDGFFTNTSDPHTAMTEVFNMPGGARFLDFEPEVIDTLLKAIPYLRPAVRPAGTYKGQTKDLRSVGSPYVLVVTEDFPEDLAYQIAKVLDGNYDEWVNIAANVKGSTLEATVKNAYAPLHPGVVKYAKEKGLLK; encoded by the coding sequence ATGAAGAAAATGAGAAAGCGTCTGTTTGCTGCGTGCCTGATGGCTGCTTCGACGTTCTCTTTGGGAGGAAATGCAGGAGCGGCGGAAAAACAGGAACTCATGATGGGAACCGCGACGACCGGCGGATTCACGTATATCTGGGGAGCCGCCGCAGCGCAGATCATTAACAAATATGTTCCTTCTGTAAATATAACCGCACAAATTACTACTGGTGGAAACGAAAACATTATCCGCATCGTTGCCGGAGAAATGCCAATGGGCGTTGTTGGAAGCAATATTATCCAATCTTTCTATGATGGCGTTCCCGGAACTAAAATTAAAGCTCATAAAAACTTAAGAACTGTCTGGGTCTCAAAGTCGACAATTTTCAGCGCGATTGTGCATAAAGATTCTCCGTATCAGTCAATCAATGATCTTGAAGGCAAGAAGGTTTCTATCGGAAACAAAGGCGGTTCGGCGTATGATTCTATTTCTGCGTTCTTGAAAGCCTTGGGAAAGGACGGCAATTATTATAAGCTCCAGTTCCTGACGATGAACGAGAGTCTTGACGCGATGAGAACGCATAATATTGACGGATTCTTCACAAATACTTCCGATCCTCATACCGCTATGACTGAAGTTTTCAATATGCCCGGCGGAGCCCGTTTCCTTGATTTTGAACCCGAAGTCATTGATACCCTTTTAAAGGCGATTCCGTATCTGAGGCCCGCAGTTCGCCCTGCCGGAACGTATAAAGGCCAGACAAAAGATCTTCGCAGCGTGGGTAGCCCGTATGTGCTTGTCGTTACTGAAGATTTTCCCGAGGATCTTGCTTATCAGATCGCGAAAGTCCTTGATGGGAACTATGACGAATGGGTTAATATCGCTGCTAACGTAAAAGGCTCCACTCTTGAAGCGACTGTTAAGAATGCCTATGCACCGCTTCACCCCGGCGTTGTGAAATACGCTAAAGAGAAGGGTCTGCTGAAGTAA